A genomic region of Mycobacterium sp. Aquia_213 contains the following coding sequences:
- a CDS encoding carbohydrate ABC transporter permease codes for MALAEGVFKRSAFRAVVVYTALITIAWCWLFPIAWAVSGSLKREGEISEPKLLPSNPRWSNYTDVFNVMPFWRMFFNTVLYAGCVTAGQVFFCSLAGYAFARLQFRGRDTLFVLYLGTLMVPLTVTVIPQFILMRTVGWVDTPWAMIVPGLFGSAFGTYLMRQFFQTLPGDLEEAAILDGCSPWQIYWRILLPHARPAVMVLAVLTWVNVWNDFLWPLLMIQRNSLATLTLGLVRLRGEYVARWPIIMAASIIIMVPLVIIYAVAQRSFVRGIAVTGLGG; via the coding sequence GTGGCCTTAGCTGAGGGAGTGTTCAAGCGCAGTGCTTTTCGCGCGGTGGTCGTCTACACCGCGCTAATCACCATCGCCTGGTGCTGGCTTTTCCCGATTGCCTGGGCGGTGTCGGGCTCGCTGAAGAGGGAGGGCGAGATCAGCGAGCCAAAGCTGCTGCCGTCCAACCCGCGGTGGTCGAACTACACCGACGTGTTCAACGTGATGCCGTTCTGGCGAATGTTTTTCAACACCGTGCTGTACGCCGGATGCGTCACCGCCGGGCAGGTCTTCTTTTGCTCACTGGCCGGATATGCCTTCGCGCGGCTGCAATTCCGCGGCCGCGACACCCTGTTCGTGCTGTACCTGGGGACGCTGATGGTGCCGCTGACCGTGACCGTCATTCCGCAGTTCATCCTGATGCGGACGGTGGGATGGGTGGATACGCCCTGGGCGATGATCGTGCCCGGCTTGTTCGGCAGCGCATTCGGCACCTACCTGATGCGGCAGTTCTTCCAAACGCTGCCAGGCGATCTCGAGGAGGCCGCTATTCTCGACGGTTGTTCGCCGTGGCAGATCTATTGGAGGATTCTGTTGCCCCATGCCAGGCCCGCAGTGATGGTGCTCGCCGTGCTCACTTGGGTCAACGTCTGGAACGACTTTCTGTGGCCGCTGTTGATGATTCAGCGCAACAGTCTGGCCACGCTGACTCTCGGCCTGGTGCGGCTGCGGGGGGAGTACGTTGCCCGCTGGCCGATCATCATGGCCGCCTCGATCATCATCATGGTGCCGCTAGTGATCATCTATGCGGTCGCGCAGCGTTCCTTTGTGCGCGGTATCGCCGTGACCGGACTTGGGGGGTGA
- a CDS encoding ABC transporter ATP-binding protein, whose product MASVSWEQATRHFPGAERPALDGLDLFVGDGEFVVLVGPSGCGKTTSLRMVAGLETLDAGCVRIGERDVTHVDPKDRDVAMVFQNYALYPHMTVAQNMGFALKIAKIPKAEIGDRVLAAAKMLDLEPYLDRKPKDLSGGQRQRVAMGRAIVRRPHVFLMDEPLSNLDAKLRVQTRNQIAALQRRLGTTTVYVTHDQVEAMTMGDRVAVLCDGLLQQFAAPRELYRNPANVFVAGFIGSPAMNLFTLPIVDSAVSLGDWPIQLPREIADSASEIVVGVRPEHFELGGLGVEMEVDVVEELGADAYLYGRITDSAKAIDQDVVARADGRNPPQKGSRVRLHPEVGHVHFFGVDGERIS is encoded by the coding sequence GTGGCTTCGGTGAGCTGGGAGCAAGCGACGCGGCACTTTCCGGGCGCGGAACGTCCGGCCCTGGATGGCCTCGACTTGTTCGTCGGTGACGGCGAGTTCGTCGTTCTGGTCGGACCATCGGGATGTGGAAAGACGACCTCGCTGCGGATGGTGGCGGGATTGGAAACGCTGGACGCCGGATGCGTCCGCATCGGTGAGCGCGACGTGACCCATGTCGATCCCAAGGATCGCGATGTGGCGATGGTGTTCCAGAACTACGCCCTGTACCCGCACATGACCGTCGCGCAGAACATGGGTTTCGCGTTGAAGATCGCGAAGATCCCGAAAGCTGAGATCGGCGACCGGGTTCTCGCCGCGGCGAAAATGCTTGATCTGGAACCATATCTGGATCGCAAACCCAAAGACCTCTCCGGTGGGCAGCGCCAGCGGGTGGCGATGGGACGCGCGATCGTGCGGCGCCCGCACGTGTTCCTGATGGACGAGCCGTTGTCCAATCTCGACGCCAAACTGCGGGTGCAAACCCGCAATCAGATCGCCGCGCTGCAGCGACGGCTGGGGACGACAACCGTCTACGTCACCCACGACCAGGTCGAGGCCATGACCATGGGAGACCGCGTGGCAGTCCTGTGCGACGGCCTGCTGCAACAGTTCGCGGCGCCACGCGAGCTGTACCGCAACCCGGCGAACGTGTTCGTGGCCGGATTCATCGGGTCTCCGGCGATGAACCTGTTTACCTTGCCGATCGTTGATTCTGCTGTGTCGCTGGGGGATTGGCCGATCCAGCTACCGCGTGAGATTGCCGACAGCGCGAGCGAGATCGTGGTCGGGGTCCGGCCGGAGCATTTCGAGCTGGGCGGTCTGGGTGTCGAGATGGAGGTCGACGTCGTCGAGGAGTTGGGCGCCGATGCCTACCTCTACGGCCGAATCACCGACTCCGCGAAGGCAATCGACCAGGACGTCGTCGCCCGCGCCGACGGGCGCAATCCGCCCCAAAAGGGCAGCCGGGTGCGGCTGCATCCGGAAGTCGGGCATGTGCATTTCTTCGGGGTCGACGGCGAGCGGATCTCATGA
- a CDS encoding patatin-like phospholipase family protein produces the protein MSTAPVDLVCEGGGVRGIGLVGAVDALAAAGYRFPRVAGTSAGAIVASLVAALQAVGEPLTRLAEIMRSLDYRKFLDRNLIGHVPLIGGGLSLLVSDGVYRGAYLEHLLAGLLGDLGVRTFGDLRTGEQSEQFAWSLVVTASDLSRRRLVRIPWDLDSYGIDPDEFPVARAVHASAAIPYVFEPVRVGGATWVDGGLLSSFPVELFDRAQPRWPTFGIRLSARPGIPPTHPVHGPVSLGIAAIETLVSNQDNAYIDDPCTVRRTIFVPADEVSPIDFDITAGQRDALYQRGLLAGQEFLKTWNYADFLAACGAPAAPD, from the coding sequence ATGAGCACGGCGCCCGTCGATCTGGTCTGCGAGGGCGGCGGCGTTCGGGGTATCGGCCTGGTCGGGGCGGTGGACGCGCTGGCCGCGGCGGGCTACCGGTTTCCGCGCGTCGCCGGCACGAGCGCGGGCGCGATCGTCGCGTCGCTGGTCGCCGCCCTGCAGGCGGTAGGCGAACCACTGACTCGGCTCGCCGAGATCATGCGTTCGCTCGACTATCGAAAGTTCTTGGACCGCAACCTGATCGGGCACGTGCCGCTGATCGGTGGGGGACTGTCACTGCTGGTCTCGGACGGGGTCTACCGCGGTGCCTATCTCGAACACCTGCTGGCCGGCCTGCTCGGCGACCTGGGTGTACGAACCTTCGGCGATCTGCGCACCGGCGAGCAATCCGAACAGTTCGCGTGGTCGTTGGTCGTGACCGCCAGCGATCTGTCCCGGCGCCGGCTGGTGCGGATTCCGTGGGACCTCGACTCCTATGGAATCGACCCGGACGAATTTCCGGTGGCACGCGCGGTACACGCCTCGGCGGCGATTCCCTACGTGTTCGAGCCGGTTCGGGTGGGCGGCGCTACCTGGGTCGACGGCGGGTTGTTGTCGAGCTTTCCGGTGGAGCTGTTCGACCGGGCCCAGCCGCGGTGGCCGACGTTCGGGATCCGGTTATCGGCGCGGCCGGGCATTCCGCCCACCCATCCGGTGCACGGCCCGGTTTCGTTGGGCATTGCCGCGATAGAGACGCTGGTGAGCAATCAGGACAACGCCTACATCGACGATCCGTGCACGGTGCGGCGCACCATCTTCGTGCCCGCCGACGAGGTGAGTCCGATCGACTTCGATATCACAGCCGGCCAGCGCGACGCTCTGTACCAGCGCGGATTGCTCGCGGGCCAGGAGTTCTTGAAGACGTGGAACTATGCCGACTTTCTGGCGGCCTGCGGCGCGCCGGCGGCACCGGACTAA
- a CDS encoding DUF3349 domain-containing protein — MGMADLVSKAVAFLRAGYPTGMPKTGYLPLAALLRRRVTDDEIVAITDEFMARRPAPIGTVDIGVAIFRITDAMPSLDDIKRVERRLDAIGYARR; from the coding sequence ATGGGGATGGCCGATCTGGTGTCGAAGGCTGTCGCGTTTCTGCGCGCCGGCTACCCGACCGGAATGCCGAAGACCGGTTATCTGCCGCTGGCGGCGTTATTGCGCCGTCGGGTAACCGACGACGAAATCGTCGCTATCACAGACGAATTCATGGCCCGGCGGCCGGCTCCGATCGGCACCGTCGACATCGGAGTCGCCATCTTCCGGATTACCGACGCGATGCCCTCACTCGACGACATCAAGCGCGTCGAGCGTCGACTCGATGCGATCGGGTACGCGCGGCGTTAG
- a CDS encoding DUF3097 family protein: protein MMDRYGTDVLAAGRRKPRSTEHPAELGLVVEDVETGYVGAVVRVEYGRIDLEDRRGHVRGFPLGPGYLLEGRPVILTAPRRAAPAAASRTASGSVAVPGARARVARASRIYVEGRHDAELIAQVWGEDLRIEGVVVEHLGGVDDLVGIVAEFAPGPGRRLGVLVDHLVAGSKEARIAAAVRRGPGGPDTLVVGHPYVDIWQAVKPQRLGLTAWPEVPRHTEWKHGACQALRLPHASQADIARAWQRIRSRVRDWNDLEPALISKVEELIDFVTEPGR from the coding sequence GTGATGGATCGCTACGGAACCGATGTTCTGGCCGCCGGGCGGCGCAAGCCGCGCTCGACCGAACATCCCGCCGAGCTGGGCCTCGTGGTCGAGGACGTGGAGACCGGCTACGTTGGTGCCGTCGTCCGGGTCGAGTACGGACGTATCGACCTGGAAGACCGGCGCGGCCACGTCCGGGGCTTTCCGCTCGGGCCCGGCTATCTGCTGGAGGGCCGTCCGGTGATCCTTACCGCGCCGCGCCGCGCGGCGCCGGCCGCCGCGAGCCGGACGGCCTCGGGTTCCGTCGCGGTACCGGGTGCTCGTGCCAGAGTCGCGCGGGCCAGCCGGATCTATGTCGAGGGCCGCCACGACGCGGAACTCATTGCGCAGGTCTGGGGCGAGGATCTGCGCATCGAGGGTGTCGTCGTCGAGCATCTTGGCGGCGTCGACGACCTGGTGGGCATCGTGGCGGAGTTCGCTCCCGGTCCCGGGCGCCGGCTCGGGGTTCTCGTCGACCACCTCGTCGCAGGTTCGAAAGAGGCGCGGATCGCCGCGGCCGTGCGCCGCGGACCCGGCGGCCCCGACACACTGGTCGTCGGCCATCCCTATGTGGACATCTGGCAGGCGGTGAAGCCGCAGCGGCTCGGCCTGACGGCCTGGCCCGAGGTGCCGCGGCACACCGAATGGAAACACGGTGCGTGCCAGGCGCTTCGATTGCCGCACGCCAGCCAGGCCGACATCGCCAGGGCGTGGCAGCGCATCCGGTCGCGGGTGCGCGACTGGAACGATCTGGAGCCCGCGCTGATCAGCAAGGTCGAAGAACTCATCGACTTCGTGACGGAGCCCGGCCGCTAG